In Vibrio marisflavi CECT 7928, the following are encoded in one genomic region:
- a CDS encoding carboxypeptidase M32: MQAFQNLIEHFQKISRFSHLSAICGWDAAAMMPSGGNQARSEAMAELSVHIHSLMTQPHLSDLFEQASEEVKSSTDNATLREMKRQWLQSNVLPEDLVQAKSLAGSKCEHAWRTQRNDNDWQGFEKNWAEVVKLSQEEAQIRSDATGLNPYDSMLDIYEPGTYSKSLDNIFDDVKSWLPNLIDQAIEKQNSEKYIKPEGIFSSRKQKSLGLEVMKLLQFDFNHGRLDESVHPFCGGVNTDVRITTRYDESEFVQSLMGIVHETGHARYEQGRPSSLSGLPSGEARSMGIHESQSLFFEMQLGRSNEFIAHLSKLAKAHFSGANNPLFSQENLYKLYTRVKKDFIRVDADELTYPAHVILRYEIERDLINGKITHSDVPELWDNKMQHYLGLSTQGNYKNGCMQDIHWTDGAFGYFPSYTLGAMYAAQFMASMKQDLDVSEVIHSRNLTSIFEWLHENIWTKGSLYSTDELVKQATGETLNTDHFKRHLTQRYLG; encoded by the coding sequence ATGCAAGCTTTTCAAAATCTCATTGAACATTTTCAAAAGATCTCTCGTTTTAGCCACTTATCTGCCATTTGTGGCTGGGATGCCGCTGCAATGATGCCAAGTGGAGGTAATCAAGCACGTTCTGAAGCAATGGCAGAACTTTCTGTGCATATTCACTCTTTAATGACACAGCCTCATTTATCCGATTTATTTGAACAGGCGTCTGAAGAAGTGAAATCGAGCACAGACAACGCAACACTCCGTGAGATGAAACGTCAATGGCTTCAATCCAATGTTCTACCAGAAGATCTTGTCCAAGCGAAATCACTTGCTGGTTCAAAATGTGAACACGCATGGCGCACCCAGCGAAACGACAATGATTGGCAAGGTTTCGAAAAAAACTGGGCTGAAGTAGTGAAGCTATCGCAAGAAGAAGCTCAAATCCGTTCTGATGCTACAGGGTTAAATCCTTATGACTCAATGCTCGATATCTATGAACCCGGTACATATTCTAAATCTTTAGATAACATTTTTGATGACGTTAAAAGCTGGCTACCAAACCTAATCGACCAAGCTATTGAAAAACAAAATTCAGAAAAATATATAAAACCTGAGGGAATCTTTAGCAGTCGAAAGCAAAAATCACTCGGTTTAGAAGTCATGAAGTTGCTTCAGTTCGACTTTAACCACGGTAGACTAGATGAAAGTGTCCACCCTTTTTGTGGAGGAGTGAATACAGACGTACGTATCACAACTCGCTACGATGAAAGTGAATTCGTTCAATCGTTGATGGGAATCGTACATGAAACAGGACATGCTCGTTACGAACAAGGAAGACCAAGTAGCTTATCAGGCTTACCTAGTGGTGAAGCTCGTTCAATGGGCATTCATGAATCCCAATCCCTATTTTTTGAAATGCAGCTAGGCCGTAGCAACGAATTTATTGCTCATCTTTCTAAGCTAGCTAAAGCACACTTTTCTGGTGCCAATAACCCTCTATTTTCACAAGAAAACCTATATAAACTTTATACTAGAGTTAAAAAGGACTTTATTCGCGTCGACGCAGATGAGCTTACCTACCCTGCCCACGTCATCCTCCGTTATGAAATAGAGCGCGACTTAATTAACGGTAAAATCACTCATTCAGATGTACCTGAACTGTGGGATAACAAAATGCAGCACTATTTGGGGCTTTCAACTCAAGGAAACTACAAGAACGGTTGCATGCAAGATATCCACTGGACAGACGGCGCATTTGGCTATTTCCCGTCTTATACCTTAGGGGCGATGTATGCGGCACAGTTTATGGCTTCAATGAAGCAAGATCTTGATGTAAGCGAAGTGATACATTCACGCAATCTGACGTCTATCTTTGAGTGGTTACATGAAAATATTTGGACAAAAGGTAGCTTGTATTCTACAGACGAACTTGTGAAGCAAGCCACTGGTGAAACTCTAAATACCGACCACTTTAAACGCCACTTAACGCAGCGCTACTTAGGGTAG
- a CDS encoding efflux RND transporter permease subunit → MSENKNNMPQSDSEITGIAAYFIRNKVISWMISLIFLIGGLMAFFGLGRLEDPAFTIKDAMVVTSYPGATPQQVEEEVTYPLEKAVQQLPYVDEVNSISSRGLSQITVTMKNNYGPDALPQIWDELRRKVNDQKRYLPPGVEEPKVVDDFGDVYGILFAVTGDGYSYKELLDYVDYLRRELELVDGVGKVTVSGTQQEQVFIEASMKRLSSLGISPDTVFNLLSTQNAVGDAGATRIGNEYIRIQPTGEFQDVSQLGNLIVTDSGTDGLIYLRDVADIRQGYVEVPSNIINFKGKVAINVGISFATGINVVDVGKKIEQRLTELKAQQPLGIDISKIYSQPVEVEKSVSGFVVSLGQAVAIVIVVLLLFMGLRSGLLIGLILLLTVLGTFIFMKFFAIDLQRISLGALVIALGMLVDNAIVIVEGILIGTQKGRTRLQAATDIVTQTKWPLLGATVIAITAFAPIGLSDDSTGEYCGTLFAVLLISLMLSWFTAISLTPFFADLFFKGMKNEKTGEQTELYNGFVFTTYKAFLEFCMRRAWLTVIVLIGGLVASLYGFTFIKQSFFPSSTTPMFLVDVWMPEGTDIRATNTKLKELQTWLSKQKSVEHVTTTAGKGLPRFMLTYSSEKSYPAYGEIITRVDNYESLPKLMANFRKYVEQNYPEIDYKLKQIQLGPSSGSKIEARIIGSDPTVLRTIAAQVSEIMHNDPGATNIRHDWRERTKVLEPQFNESQARRYGITKSDVDDFLAMSFSGKTVGIYRDGTTLMPIVARLPDDERVDIRNIDGINIWSPAISDYIPLQQVALGYDLFWEDPLIIRKDRKRMLTVMADPDILGDETAATLQARLTPLVDAIKLPPGYKLEWGGEYESSRDAQASLFTTMPMGYLFMFIITVLLFKTVKEPVIVWLTVPLAIIGVTIGLLVLNTPFGFMALLGFLSLSGMLLKNGIVLLDQIEIEIKSGKQAYDAIVEASLSRVRPVCMAAITTILGMIPLLPDIFFKPMAVTIMFGLGFATVLTLIVVPVLYKMFHRVTTPA, encoded by the coding sequence ATGAGTGAAAACAAAAATAACATGCCTCAATCCGACAGTGAAATAACAGGCATCGCCGCTTATTTCATCCGAAATAAAGTCATCAGTTGGATGATCTCTCTTATCTTCTTGATTGGCGGTTTAATGGCCTTTTTTGGCTTAGGTCGCCTTGAAGATCCGGCATTCACAATCAAAGATGCAATGGTTGTCACTTCGTATCCAGGGGCTACACCTCAGCAAGTAGAAGAAGAGGTCACCTACCCTCTTGAAAAAGCAGTTCAACAGCTTCCCTATGTTGATGAGGTAAACTCAATATCGAGCCGTGGTTTGTCTCAAATTACCGTCACGATGAAAAACAATTATGGTCCAGACGCTTTGCCTCAAATCTGGGATGAACTAAGACGAAAAGTTAATGACCAGAAGCGATACCTGCCTCCTGGTGTTGAAGAACCTAAAGTTGTTGATGACTTTGGGGATGTTTATGGCATTTTGTTCGCCGTGACTGGCGATGGCTACAGCTACAAAGAGCTATTGGATTACGTCGACTATTTACGCCGAGAGTTGGAGCTGGTAGATGGCGTAGGCAAAGTCACAGTTAGCGGTACGCAACAAGAACAGGTTTTCATTGAAGCATCAATGAAAAGGCTGAGCAGCTTGGGGATTTCTCCAGATACTGTTTTCAATTTACTTTCAACACAGAACGCCGTTGGTGACGCTGGCGCTACACGTATAGGTAACGAATATATTCGAATTCAGCCTACAGGAGAATTTCAAGATGTGTCCCAGTTAGGTAATCTTATTGTTACTGACAGTGGTACAGATGGCTTAATCTACCTTCGTGACGTAGCGGATATTAGGCAGGGCTATGTAGAAGTGCCGAGCAATATTATCAACTTCAAGGGTAAAGTTGCCATCAACGTAGGTATTTCTTTTGCAACAGGTATCAACGTTGTCGACGTCGGTAAAAAAATAGAGCAACGCTTAACGGAGTTGAAAGCGCAGCAACCTTTAGGTATTGATATTTCAAAAATTTATAGCCAACCAGTAGAAGTAGAAAAATCGGTCAGCGGTTTTGTTGTGAGCCTGGGTCAAGCCGTCGCAATCGTAATCGTTGTGTTGCTCTTATTTATGGGGCTTAGATCTGGCTTACTGATTGGACTAATACTGTTGCTCACAGTACTTGGCACCTTTATCTTTATGAAGTTCTTTGCCATCGATCTCCAAAGAATTTCCCTTGGCGCTTTGGTCATCGCTCTCGGTATGTTAGTAGATAACGCCATAGTCATAGTAGAAGGAATACTCATCGGGACACAAAAAGGGCGAACACGCCTTCAAGCTGCCACCGATATTGTTACCCAAACCAAATGGCCCCTTCTGGGCGCAACAGTTATCGCCATAACCGCTTTTGCACCAATTGGGCTTTCTGATGACTCCACAGGCGAATACTGCGGAACACTATTTGCCGTGCTTCTGATCTCTCTAATGCTCAGCTGGTTTACCGCTATCTCTCTCACACCATTTTTCGCTGATTTGTTCTTCAAAGGGATGAAAAATGAAAAAACGGGCGAGCAAACTGAGCTGTACAATGGATTCGTATTTACCACTTACAAAGCATTTTTAGAGTTTTGTATGCGCCGTGCATGGTTGACTGTAATAGTTCTAATTGGCGGATTGGTCGCAAGCTTATACGGATTCACCTTCATCAAACAGTCATTCTTTCCTTCTTCTACTACACCAATGTTCCTCGTTGACGTGTGGATGCCGGAAGGAACAGATATTCGAGCAACGAACACTAAGCTTAAAGAACTGCAAACTTGGCTGAGCAAACAAAAGTCCGTTGAGCACGTCACTACAACAGCTGGCAAAGGTTTACCACGCTTCATGCTCACTTATTCATCGGAAAAAAGTTATCCCGCTTACGGTGAGATCATTACTCGCGTGGATAATTATGAATCACTACCAAAACTCATGGCTAATTTCCGAAAGTATGTAGAACAAAATTACCCAGAAATTGACTACAAGTTAAAACAAATTCAGCTTGGCCCTTCTAGTGGCTCAAAAATTGAAGCAAGAATAATTGGCTCTGATCCAACAGTATTGAGAACAATTGCCGCTCAAGTCAGTGAAATCATGCACAATGACCCCGGTGCAACGAATATACGTCACGACTGGCGTGAACGTACGAAAGTACTGGAGCCACAATTTAACGAAAGCCAAGCAAGGCGTTACGGCATCACAAAATCAGATGTTGACGACTTCTTAGCTATGTCTTTCTCTGGCAAAACCGTGGGTATATATCGTGACGGTACTACGCTAATGCCAATTGTGGCTAGACTACCTGACGATGAACGCGTCGATATCCGAAATATCGATGGTATTAACATATGGAGTCCTGCAATCAGTGATTATATCCCTCTTCAGCAGGTTGCATTGGGTTACGATCTGTTCTGGGAAGACCCACTCATCATCCGTAAAGACAGAAAGCGTATGTTAACAGTCATGGCTGATCCCGATATTCTCGGTGATGAAACGGCCGCAACCCTGCAAGCGCGTCTAACACCATTAGTTGATGCAATCAAACTTCCTCCAGGTTACAAGCTTGAATGGGGTGGCGAGTATGAATCTTCAAGAGACGCACAAGCAAGCTTATTTACTACCATGCCGATGGGCTACTTGTTCATGTTCATTATCACTGTATTGCTATTCAAAACTGTGAAAGAGCCTGTCATTGTCTGGCTAACTGTTCCGCTTGCCATAATCGGTGTAACCATTGGTTTATTGGTACTTAATACTCCATTTGGCTTCATGGCTCTGCTAGGTTTTCTGAGCTTGTCAGGTATGCTGCTGAAAAACGGTATTGTGCTACTAGATCAAATTGAAATAGAAATAAAATCAGGTAAGCAAGCCTATGATGCAATCGTTGAAGCCTCACTAAGCAGGGTGCGCCCAGTTTGCATGGCTGCAATCACAACGATCCTAGGCATGATTCCACTCCTACCAGATATCTTCTTTAAACCAATGGCAGTAACCATAATGTTTGGTTTAGGTTTTGCGACTGTGTTGACGTTAATTGTAGTTCCGGTTCTCTACAAGATGTTCCACCGAGTGACTACTCCTGCATAA
- a CDS encoding efflux RND transporter periplasmic adaptor subunit: MKHWIVIFCTLLFLAGCGDKQQTQQLKETKVKAASLKENASKGNVYFPAVANAATKAELSFRVAGEVVKVNVRGGDKVKKGEVLALLDPTDYKLDVDNASARYKVINNQYQRSKPLVKKGLLAQSQFDELAAERGIALADLQLAKLRLSFTKLLAPYDGIISVVDVEKFENIQLGQQIINIQNLSNLDVLVQIPDRLYTNRPTLEKLAQFKAFVRTPSGQEYPVSIKEFTTEPNPTTETFTVTFDMPMPKDEIILDGMAVQIRAAKENSNINLNTRVLVPIEAIFNADGDALERNAKYVWVINQDNTVSKQLIKVGKATNNHIQVLEGLTPENRVVIAGITKLREGMKVQVVSGRDNNE, encoded by the coding sequence ATGAAACATTGGATAGTCATTTTCTGCACCCTATTGTTTTTAGCAGGATGCGGAGACAAACAGCAAACCCAGCAGTTGAAAGAGACAAAAGTAAAAGCTGCCTCGCTAAAAGAAAATGCCAGCAAAGGCAATGTCTACTTTCCAGCAGTTGCCAACGCTGCCACCAAAGCTGAGCTAAGCTTTCGTGTTGCCGGTGAAGTTGTGAAAGTTAATGTTAGAGGTGGCGACAAAGTTAAAAAAGGTGAGGTTCTTGCACTACTTGACCCAACGGACTATAAACTTGATGTGGACAACGCCTCTGCTCGCTATAAAGTCATCAACAACCAATACCAACGCTCGAAACCTTTGGTAAAAAAAGGCTTACTTGCTCAATCTCAGTTTGATGAATTGGCTGCTGAAAGAGGAATCGCTTTAGCAGACCTTCAATTAGCAAAATTGCGGCTGTCTTTTACTAAACTACTCGCACCATATGACGGTATAATTTCTGTGGTCGACGTAGAAAAGTTTGAAAACATTCAGCTCGGCCAACAAATTATTAATATCCAAAACCTATCGAACCTTGATGTATTGGTTCAAATCCCCGACCGTTTATATACCAACCGGCCAACACTAGAAAAACTTGCCCAATTTAAAGCGTTTGTCCGCACACCAAGTGGGCAAGAGTATCCAGTTTCAATTAAAGAGTTCACCACTGAGCCAAACCCTACAACAGAAACATTTACCGTTACGTTTGATATGCCAATGCCTAAGGATGAAATCATACTTGATGGCATGGCTGTACAAATTCGCGCCGCTAAAGAAAACAGTAATATAAATTTGAATACTCGAGTTTTGGTTCCTATCGAAGCGATTTTCAATGCTGATGGCGACGCATTGGAGCGCAACGCTAAATATGTTTGGGTCATAAATCAAGACAACACAGTTTCAAAACAACTTATCAAGGTTGGTAAAGCTACCAATAACCATATTCAAGTATTAGAAGGCTTAACGCCAGAAAATCGAGTCGTGATTGCAGGAATAACGAAGCTGCGTGAAGGGATGAAGGTTCAGGTTGTATCAGGAAGGGATAACAATGAGTGA
- a CDS encoding efflux RND transporter periplasmic adaptor subunit yields MSKTLVLLTTTLLLFGCEQEPQSNSEPESRPAKMLSVSVGDSQFSRNFPAISEAGDKAALAFRVSGQIQTIQVNAGQQVEKGQLLATLNPDEYSLLEKKANASYKLANVQYKRYKKLHDDKIVSDQDFDQATANLKTAKADLDQAKANLSYTKLLAPYNGTISYIGGDDYQYIAAKEGLMNIQTDQLLKVVFQLPDYLLPKFNADDHPKITIKFDAFPSQSYPLTFQEISTQADPKTGAYKVTLVMNRPEDVGILPGMSGIVNVVVHSKSATPLPTPAIINEDGILSVWKVNQDGSVEKSIIELNASNEVVSGLNDGDRIIVSGVNSITPEVKVREWVKERGL; encoded by the coding sequence ATGAGTAAAACCCTCGTGTTACTCACAACCACCTTGCTCCTCTTCGGATGCGAACAAGAACCTCAATCCAACTCAGAGCCTGAATCAAGGCCAGCGAAAATGCTCTCGGTTTCTGTTGGAGACAGCCAATTTAGCAGAAATTTCCCCGCCATTTCAGAAGCTGGCGACAAAGCTGCATTAGCGTTCCGCGTATCTGGCCAAATTCAAACTATCCAAGTAAATGCTGGACAGCAAGTAGAAAAAGGCCAGTTGTTAGCGACGCTTAACCCTGACGAGTATTCGCTTTTAGAAAAAAAAGCTAACGCCAGTTACAAGCTCGCCAACGTACAGTACAAGAGATACAAAAAACTCCACGATGACAAGATTGTTTCTGATCAGGATTTCGACCAAGCTACCGCCAACTTGAAGACAGCGAAAGCAGATTTGGATCAAGCAAAGGCAAACCTCAGCTATACCAAGTTACTTGCCCCATACAATGGAACTATCTCGTATATAGGTGGCGACGACTATCAATATATAGCGGCAAAAGAAGGCTTAATGAATATCCAGACTGACCAACTACTTAAGGTAGTATTTCAGCTTCCGGACTACTTGTTGCCAAAATTCAACGCCGACGATCACCCGAAGATCACGATTAAATTTGATGCTTTCCCTTCTCAATCGTATCCACTTACCTTTCAGGAAATCAGTACTCAAGCCGACCCCAAAACCGGCGCGTATAAAGTTACTTTAGTTATGAATAGGCCGGAAGATGTTGGAATATTACCGGGCATGTCCGGCATCGTGAATGTTGTTGTTCACTCAAAATCTGCCACCCCTCTACCTACACCAGCAATCATCAATGAAGATGGCATCTTAAGTGTTTGGAAAGTGAATCAAGATGGCAGCGTTGAAAAGTCGATTATTGAGCTCAATGCTTCCAATGAAGTCGTCTCTGGGTTAAACGATGGCGACCGCATCATTGTTTCTGGTGTCAACTCAATAACTCCAGAAGTAAAAGTGAGAGAGTGGGTTAAGGAAAGAGGGTTATAA
- a CDS encoding LysE family translocator, producing the protein MSVEHFGAFLVAITILTLTPGLDTALVIRNTTRGGFKDGFVSSVGICSGLFVHATFSAIGISAILMQSAELFHAVKWVGAIYLIWLGVNSLRATLANNQSLAVGKAGVGSVGVKRAFREGFLSNVLNPKTAVFYLAFLPQFIDPQGSVITQSLFLAGIHFVIAMIWQCSLAAALGYATTLLKSSTFMRWMEGTTGAILVSLGLALMLEESPNSL; encoded by the coding sequence ATGTCTGTAGAACACTTTGGTGCGTTTCTCGTTGCTATTACTATTTTAACCCTAACGCCAGGCCTCGATACTGCGCTGGTCATTCGTAATACTACGCGTGGAGGATTCAAAGATGGATTTGTATCCAGCGTTGGAATATGTTCTGGCTTATTCGTTCATGCTACGTTTTCGGCTATTGGTATATCAGCCATATTGATGCAATCAGCTGAGCTATTCCATGCGGTAAAGTGGGTAGGGGCTATATATTTGATTTGGCTTGGTGTTAATAGCTTGCGTGCGACATTGGCAAATAATCAGAGCCTCGCAGTAGGTAAAGCAGGAGTTGGAAGTGTAGGAGTAAAACGTGCATTTAGAGAAGGTTTCCTTTCTAATGTGCTTAACCCCAAAACAGCCGTTTTTTATCTCGCCTTTTTGCCACAGTTTATCGATCCGCAAGGCTCTGTCATTACTCAGTCGCTATTTTTAGCAGGAATTCATTTTGTTATTGCGATGATCTGGCAATGCTCTCTTGCGGCGGCTCTTGGTTACGCCACTACGCTGCTGAAGAGTTCTACCTTTATGCGTTGGATGGAAGGGACGACTGGAGCTATTTTAGTTTCGTTGGGTCTTGCTTTAATGCTTGAAGAGTCGCCAAACTCTCTATAA
- a CDS encoding HD domain-containing phosphohydrolase: MPLKLLRELEEPSALPWKVLIVDDEPDVHQVSVMVLKRFRLDDRPLEFVHAYSGAEAKEKMSTTPDIALVFLDVVMETDNAGLEVARWIREDLGNHFTRIVLRTGQPGQAPEQEVITNYDINDYKEKTELSSQKLFTTVYAAIRSYRDIVKVEQARELEENYRQGLERVIQSTAVIFQQHTLKAFSDGILQQVLSLLRMNDQSMLVSVRGLTTLREPHSDYQILARIGDHNDQNIDGDVKHYLEKAIEAKNSIIENDVFVGYFSTSSGATSLLYLKGARKITELESQLLTIFSYSVSLAFENLFLGQEIIDTQGELIYRLGDVVESRSEETANHVRRLSELSYQLCKLLGYPEEKANLLRQAAPMHDVGKIAIPDSVLLKPGKLDSEEWEVMKTHAEIGYKILAGSKRSILQTAATIAHQHHEKVDGTGYPQGLKGDEISIEARIIAVADVFDALTHERVYKPAWPIDEVIEQMKASKGTHLDPNIVDTLLDNIDVALDINEKFSPRPH, translated from the coding sequence ATGCCTTTAAAACTGCTTCGAGAACTTGAAGAGCCTTCCGCGCTTCCTTGGAAAGTCTTGATCGTTGACGATGAACCAGATGTACACCAAGTATCTGTAATGGTGCTTAAGCGTTTTAGACTGGATGATCGTCCACTTGAGTTTGTGCACGCCTATTCTGGTGCAGAAGCCAAAGAAAAAATGTCTACCACACCAGATATTGCTTTGGTGTTTCTGGACGTCGTGATGGAAACTGACAATGCTGGCCTAGAGGTCGCTCGATGGATTCGTGAAGATTTAGGTAATCACTTCACTCGAATAGTCCTTAGGACTGGTCAACCAGGCCAAGCCCCAGAGCAAGAAGTTATCACCAACTACGATATCAATGACTACAAAGAAAAAACTGAACTTAGTAGCCAAAAGTTGTTTACCACCGTCTATGCCGCAATCCGATCTTATCGCGACATCGTTAAAGTCGAACAAGCAAGAGAGCTAGAAGAAAACTACCGACAAGGCTTAGAAAGAGTCATTCAATCAACAGCGGTTATTTTCCAACAACACACTCTTAAAGCTTTTTCCGACGGAATCTTGCAGCAAGTCTTATCTCTATTGAGAATGAACGACCAAAGTATGCTAGTCAGTGTTCGTGGGCTCACGACATTGAGAGAGCCCCATAGTGACTACCAAATTCTTGCTCGTATTGGAGATCATAATGACCAAAACATAGATGGCGACGTGAAACACTATTTGGAAAAAGCTATCGAGGCAAAAAACAGCATTATAGAAAATGATGTTTTTGTCGGTTACTTCTCCACTAGTTCGGGTGCCACCAGCTTACTATACCTTAAAGGTGCAAGAAAGATTACCGAGTTGGAAAGCCAATTATTGACCATCTTTTCATACAGCGTCAGCCTTGCATTCGAAAACCTATTTTTGGGCCAAGAGATCATTGATACCCAAGGTGAACTGATCTATAGGCTGGGCGATGTGGTTGAGTCTCGCTCTGAAGAAACCGCAAACCACGTTAGACGTCTATCTGAGCTTTCATATCAGTTATGTAAGCTTCTCGGTTACCCAGAAGAGAAAGCTAACCTACTACGACAAGCCGCACCAATGCATGACGTCGGCAAGATCGCAATACCAGATTCAGTATTGCTGAAACCGGGCAAGCTCGATTCTGAAGAATGGGAGGTAATGAAGACACATGCTGAAATCGGCTACAAAATATTGGCTGGATCAAAGCGCAGCATTCTGCAAACTGCTGCAACTATAGCTCATCAACACCATGAAAAAGTCGACGGTACAGGCTATCCTCAAGGCTTAAAGGGTGATGAGATTAGCATTGAGGCGAGAATTATAGCCGTTGCAGACGTATTTGATGCGCTAACTCATGAACGTGTATATAAGCCGGCTTGGCCAATAGATGAGGTGATCGAGCAGATGAAAGCTTCTAAAGGTACGCATTTAGACCCTAACATCGTTGATACTCTATTGGATAATATTGACGTTGCGCTGGACATTAACGAGAAGTTCAGCCCACGTCCTCACTGA